A window from Spiroplasma endosymbiont of Aspidapion aeneum encodes these proteins:
- a CDS encoding ABC transporter ATP-binding protein: MIELKNVSKSFGKNLVLDDISLTIQDGESVGLVGSNGCGKTTLVELLIGQIKPDKGSITLNGSKDTYKKIGVQFQEGYWPPGITGKNIISYFVKKKNMNTEDFEQLKNVFNLEGIINKSLSSLSAGQRQRINTLLAVANNQDYICLDEMITGLDLEMQLRLIKYFKSKIDEGKTMVIISHSPEEIETLCSTIIILKDSKIFYKNKKSAVVSEFGSVRNMMLKFYDKELKSNVK; the protein is encoded by the coding sequence ATGATTGAATTAAAAAATGTTTCTAAAAGTTTTGGCAAAAACTTGGTATTAGATGATATAAGTTTAACAATACAGGATGGTGAATCTGTTGGTTTGGTCGGGTCTAATGGTTGTGGAAAAACAACATTAGTTGAACTATTAATTGGCCAAATAAAACCAGATAAGGGTTCGATTACATTAAATGGTTCTAAGGACACATATAAGAAAATAGGAGTCCAATTCCAAGAAGGTTATTGACCACCTGGGATTACTGGCAAAAACATAATATCTTATTTTGTGAAGAAAAAAAATATGAACACAGAGGATTTTGAACAATTAAAAAATGTTTTTAATCTTGAAGGTATTATTAATAAAAGCCTATCATCATTATCTGCGGGACAAAGACAGAGAATTAATACATTATTAGCAGTTGCAAATAATCAAGATTACATTTGTTTGGATGAAATGATCACTGGTTTAGACTTAGAAATGCAATTGCGATTAATTAAATATTTTAAAAGCAAAATTGATGAGGGAAAAACCATGGTTATTATATCTCATAGTCCAGAAGAAATTGAAACATTATGTAGTACGATTATAATTTTAAAAGATTCAAAAATATTTTATAAAAATAAAAAATCTGCTGTTGTTAGTGAATTTGGATCTGTGAGAAATATGATGTTAAAATTTTATGATAAGGAGTTGAAAAGTAATGTTAAATAA
- a CDS encoding phosphatase PAP2 family protein — MKKIKLKIDKDYKLPFILCAIIFSMSVLGFIVFSFGDLDYKCSGAMGILMHNYFIKNVALFYFLLGNSSMIFLVICVLVIIETIFYKKIPLKYNWMMWFIYLIIYAYWLYLKINGIITSKNLENDGTLGNFDFLVAPISHQIDAVVLFLFELIVVISTTYYMRFVMIKNKKIEIHAYWKDAVKMILIVDLTYFIVIILKQSTGRGEYFWTNFEDIIGKINWDSDHKYVKSVSWTKEFLDLANHGVNLDNLKAAIINNINKKGWGNYPYTKWWEINGNFSHNLQYWYPINMFIKPDMSTMPKGWDIINFPSGHVVTAFSFIGYGSMFLYNRDVKKSWIKNSFTIVWILHILMMMTMLVIGRVHWLTDVFFTAFLVPLMIIFTNYVFNKIEEKYLIRKNKKSQYISS; from the coding sequence ATGAAAAAAATAAAGTTAAAAATAGACAAAGATTATAAATTACCATTTATTCTTTGTGCAATTATTTTTTCTATGAGTGTACTGGGTTTTATAGTTTTTTCTTTTGGAGATCTTGATTATAAATGTTCTGGAGCTATGGGAATTTTGATGCATAACTATTTTATTAAAAATGTTGCTTTATTTTATTTCTTATTAGGTAATAGCTCAATGATTTTTTTAGTTATTTGTGTCTTAGTTATAATTGAAACTATATTTTATAAAAAGATACCGTTAAAGTATAACTGAATGATGTGATTTATATATTTGATAATTTATGCTTATTGGTTGTATTTAAAAATAAACGGAATAATTACTAGCAAAAATTTAGAAAATGATGGAACATTGGGAAACTTTGATTTTCTTGTAGCACCTATTTCACATCAAATTGATGCAGTTGTATTATTTTTATTTGAGTTAATTGTTGTTATTTCAACAACATATTACATGAGATTTGTAATGATTAAAAATAAAAAGATTGAAATTCATGCTTATTGAAAAGATGCTGTTAAAATGATATTAATTGTAGATCTTACATATTTTATTGTGATAATTCTTAAACAATCAACTGGGAGAGGGGAATATTTTTGAACTAATTTTGAGGATATAATTGGGAAAATAAATTGAGATTCTGATCATAAATATGTAAAAAGTGTTAGTTGAACAAAAGAGTTTTTAGATCTTGCTAATCACGGTGTAAATCTTGATAATCTAAAGGCTGCAATTATTAATAATATAAATAAAAAAGGGTGGGGAAATTATCCATATACAAAATGATGAGAAATTAATGGTAATTTCTCACATAATTTACAATATTGGTATCCAATTAATATGTTTATAAAACCCGATATGTCAACAATGCCCAAGGGATGAGATATCATTAATTTTCCATCAGGTCATGTTGTAACAGCCTTTTCTTTTATTGGTTATGGAAGTATGTTTTTATATAATCGAGATGTTAAAAAAAGCTGAATAAAAAATTCATTTACTATAGTTTGAATTCTTCATATTTTGATGATGATGACAATGTTAGTTATTGGAAGAGTTCATTGACTTACAGATGTATTTTTTACAGCTTTCTTAGTGCCTTTAATGATAATTTTTACAAATTATGTCTTTAATAAAATTGAAGAAAAATATTTAATCAGAAAAAACAAAAAAAGTCAATATATAAGTTCTTAA
- the rpsP gene encoding 30S ribosomal protein S16, whose product MVKLRLKRVGKKKSAFYRIVAIDSRVKRDGEYIELIGTYNPINGEKNIKSDIALKWLNEGAQPTDTVRSLFSKEGILKTFHETKVAKSTSGEKKQKTVKVKKPAPAKKPASADKPAPAKKPAPAKKPASADKPAPAKKPTEKQAKAK is encoded by the coding sequence ATGGTAAAACTAAGACTAAAAAGAGTTGGTAAGAAAAAATCTGCTTTTTATCGTATTGTTGCTATTGATTCACGAGTTAAAAGAGATGGTGAATATATAGAATTAATTGGAACTTATAACCCAATTAATGGTGAAAAAAATATTAAATCAGATATTGCCTTAAAATGACTTAATGAAGGAGCACAACCAACAGATACAGTTAGAAGTCTTTTTTCTAAGGAAGGGATTTTAAAAACATTTCATGAAACTAAAGTGGCAAAATCTACTAGTGGAGAAAAAAAACAAAAAACTGTTAAGGTTAAAAAACCTGCTCCAGCTAAAAAACCAGCTTCAGCCGATAAACCTGCTCCAGCTAAAAAACCTGCTCCAGCTAAAAAACCAGCTTCAGCCGATAAACCTGCTCCAGCTAAAAAACCAACTGAAAAGCAAGCTAAAGCTAAATAA
- the trmD gene encoding tRNA (guanosine(37)-N1)-methyltransferase TrmD has translation MKYSILTLFPDLIKSYIKTSIIKKAIERNLIEVEIVDIRDFSTLKNKQIDDYQFGGGKGMLIMIEPIVRAINSIKTPKSNIILTSPQGKTFNQKLAIEFSSHEHIIIICGHYEGFDSRISAYINQEVSIGDYVLTGGELAAMVIIDSTSRCVDSVIQKESLENDSFYDGLLDHDAYTKPVEFDGQKVPDVLLSGNHQNINKYKLESKLKNTYKKRPDLLEKIKFDSEKLLILEKIKKEEV, from the coding sequence ATGAAGTATTCAATACTAACGCTATTTCCAGATTTAATTAAAAGTTATATAAAAACTTCAATTATCAAAAAAGCAATTGAACGTAACTTAATAGAAGTAGAGATAGTAGATATTAGAGACTTTTCCACCCTTAAAAATAAGCAAATTGATGATTATCAATTTGGTGGTGGAAAAGGAATGTTAATAATGATAGAACCTATTGTTAGAGCAATAAATAGCATAAAAACACCAAAATCAAATATTATCTTAACATCTCCCCAAGGAAAAACTTTTAATCAGAAACTTGCTATCGAATTTAGTAGTCATGAGCATATAATTATAATATGTGGCCATTATGAGGGATTTGATAGTCGAATATCTGCATACATTAACCAGGAAGTTTCAATCGGTGATTATGTACTTACTGGGGGAGAATTAGCAGCGATGGTGATAATTGATAGTACTAGTAGATGTGTTGATTCTGTTATTCAAAAAGAGTCATTAGAAAACGATAGCTTCTATGATGGTCTATTAGACCACGATGCCTACACAAAACCAGTAGAATTTGATGGACAAAAAGTCCCAGATGTCTTACTCTCAGGGAATCATCAAAATATTAACAAATACAAGCTTGAGTCTAAATTAAAAAATACTTATAAAAAAAGACCAGACTTATTAGAAAAAATAAAATTTGATAGCGAAAAGTTATTAATTTTAGAAAAAATAAAAAAAGAGGAGGTATAA
- the rplS gene encoding 50S ribosomal protein L19 has protein sequence MLHSKVTQQILDKQLRTDLPDFSSGDTICVNVKIKEGEKFRIQSFEGVVIKTQGSGISYSVVVRKNSNGVFVERTFPLQSPIIESVDLIKRGRVRRARIYYIRKLSGKSARIKEIVTKKDKSTSPVTKKVTKKQEANKTEAKK, from the coding sequence ATGTTACACAGTAAAGTTACACAACAAATTTTAGACAAACAATTAAGAACAGACCTACCCGATTTTAGTTCAGGGGACACTATTTGTGTTAATGTAAAAATTAAAGAAGGTGAAAAATTCAGAATTCAAAGTTTTGAAGGAGTTGTCATTAAAACCCAAGGTTCTGGAATCTCATACTCTGTTGTTGTTAGAAAAAATTCGAATGGTGTTTTTGTTGAAAGAACATTCCCATTACAATCACCAATTATTGAGAGCGTAGATCTTATTAAACGTGGGCGTGTAAGAAGAGCTAGAATATACTATATAAGAAAACTATCTGGAAAATCTGCAAGAATTAAAGAGATTGTTACTAAAAAAGATAAATCAACTAGCCCGGTAACTAAAAAAGTTACAAAAAAACAAGAAGCAAATAAAACAGAAGCAAAAAAATAA
- a CDS encoding ABC transporter ATP-binding protein, whose translation MLKIENIVKTYENNRGIFDVSIFVKPGDIYGLIGPKDSGKTTILRIALGLVKKDSGIVYINNISTWKEPKKIMSIVGYLSTTPSIPPKMTGEKYIHLMAETKNSVNILIIEELIKYFEIDVKKIISKMNDEERRLVSLIVAIMHDPDCLLLDEPCLNISQENKQKIIKLLLKLAELKNKIILISTTNIDGVSKICNKIGFLKLGFLKKEITLNNKEDNIELVRSIYNNVFYESDFEKK comes from the coding sequence ATGCTTAAAATTGAAAATATAGTAAAAACATATGAAAATAATAGAGGTATTTTTGATGTTAGCATATTTGTAAAACCGGGAGATATTTATGGCCTAATTGGTCCTAAAGACTCAGGAAAAACTACAATATTGAGAATAGCCCTTGGCTTGGTGAAAAAAGATAGTGGTATTGTTTACATTAACAATATATCAACCTGAAAAGAACCTAAAAAAATAATGAGTATTGTTGGATATTTATCAACAACTCCTTCAATTCCGCCAAAGATGACAGGAGAAAAATATATACATTTAATGGCAGAAACTAAAAATTCTGTAAATATTCTTATTATTGAAGAACTTATAAAGTATTTTGAAATCGATGTGAAAAAAATAATTAGCAAAATGAATGATGAGGAAAGAAGATTAGTTTCACTCATCGTTGCAATTATGCACGACCCTGATTGTCTATTATTAGATGAACCATGTTTAAATATTTCACAAGAAAACAAACAAAAAATTATTAAATTATTATTAAAACTAGCAGAGTTAAAGAACAAAATTATTTTAATAAGTACAACAAACATTGATGGAGTATCTAAGATTTGTAATAAGATAGGGTTTTTAAAACTTGGTTTTTTGAAAAAAGAAATAACTCTTAATAATAAGGAAGATAATATTGAATTAGTAAGATCTATTTATAATAATGTTTTCTATGAATCTGATTTTGAAAAAAAATAA
- the ispG gene encoding flavodoxin-dependent (E)-4-hydroxy-3-methylbut-2-enyl-diphosphate synthase — MKKFREITKSIFVGGIEIGGNNNVIIQSMTNTKTHNIKATLTQIEQLYKKGCQIVRVAVLGINDAESLEEIVKKSPIPVVADIHFNYKFALIAADAGCAKIRINPGNIGLKENVIKVVDKCKEKNIPIRIGINSGSLPKHIINKYGWTWQASVESLKEHIDILEELNFKDIIYSVKSTDPIASILAYKECAKRWKYPAHIGITEAGSLLNGSIKSSFALGHLLYEGYGNTIRISLTDDPVKEVEVCKKLLNSVGLYENIVEVIACPTCGRLEFELNKVVKEIEVYVEDLNFPLKIAILGCVVNGPGEASQADIGIAGGKDAGIIFKKGKIFKTVKQDELVKELKILVDEYYYNWLDKQKKK, encoded by the coding sequence ATGAAAAAATTTCGAGAAATAACAAAATCAATATTTGTTGGAGGCATTGAAATTGGGGGCAATAACAATGTTATAATCCAATCAATGACAAATACAAAAACACATAATATTAAAGCTACTTTAACACAAATTGAACAACTCTATAAAAAGGGTTGTCAAATTGTTCGTGTAGCTGTTTTAGGGATAAATGATGCAGAGTCATTAGAAGAAATAGTTAAAAAATCACCAATTCCAGTTGTTGCAGATATTCATTTTAACTACAAATTTGCACTAATAGCAGCAGATGCTGGTTGTGCTAAAATCAGGATAAATCCTGGAAATATTGGATTAAAAGAAAATGTTATTAAAGTTGTTGATAAATGTAAAGAAAAAAATATACCAATTAGAATTGGGATTAATTCTGGTAGTTTACCAAAACATATTATTAATAAATATGGGTGAACATGACAGGCTAGTGTTGAATCTTTAAAGGAACACATTGACATATTAGAAGAATTAAATTTTAAAGACATTATTTATTCTGTTAAATCAACAGACCCAATTGCTTCAATTCTTGCATATAAGGAGTGTGCTAAGAGATGAAAATATCCTGCCCATATAGGGATAACAGAGGCTGGAAGTCTCTTAAATGGGTCAATAAAATCAAGTTTTGCCCTAGGACATTTATTATATGAGGGGTATGGAAACACAATTAGAATATCTCTAACAGATGACCCTGTTAAAGAAGTTGAGGTATGTAAGAAACTTTTAAATAGTGTTGGTCTTTATGAAAATATTGTAGAAGTTATTGCTTGCCCTACATGTGGAAGGCTTGAGTTTGAATTAAATAAAGTTGTAAAAGAAATTGAAGTTTATGTTGAAGATCTTAACTTTCCATTAAAAATAGCAATTTTAGGATGTGTAGTTAACGGCCCTGGAGAAGCAAGCCAAGCTGACATTGGTATTGCCGGAGGAAAAGATGCTGGAATAATATTTAAAAAGGGAAAAATTTTTAAAACTGTTAAGCAAGATGAGCTAGTAAAGGAATTAAAAATATTAGTTGATGAATATTATTATAACTGATTAGATAAACAAAAAAAGAAATAG
- a CDS encoding segregation and condensation protein A, protein MFNRGFEVKDLNDFNGPLDLLVHLISKKEIEIVDVNLTEITNQYLAYIEEVKKQSIEIASEYLSMAAYLIRLKSAFLIPKTKEEVDDNWEDVQRKEFFDRLVEYHKIKEVTKYFVDRQKDTTKLISKQKSILKVTRIDDDKLPLAKNTINIEKFSKIFLNVIAKQKRSTQGEKNLKIVEISPDVVVGEIRKFLEKEEKIWINLEALIENENFSIGMLVVVFVSILDLAKEQYLQIKQDNDDIFVRRK, encoded by the coding sequence ATGTTTAATAGAGGTTTTGAAGTTAAAGATCTTAATGATTTTAATGGGCCATTAGACCTTTTGGTACATTTAATATCTAAAAAAGAAATTGAAATAGTTGATGTTAATTTAACAGAAATTACAAATCAATATTTAGCATATATTGAGGAAGTCAAAAAACAGAGTATTGAAATCGCTAGTGAGTATTTATCAATGGCTGCCTATCTTATTAGGCTCAAAAGCGCTTTTTTAATTCCAAAAACTAAAGAAGAAGTTGATGATAACTGAGAAGATGTTCAAAGAAAAGAGTTTTTTGATCGACTTGTGGAATATCATAAAATCAAAGAAGTAACTAAATATTTTGTTGATCGTCAGAAAGATACTACAAAGTTAATTTCTAAGCAAAAAAGCATTTTAAAAGTAACAAGAATTGATGATGATAAGTTACCACTAGCAAAAAATACAATTAATATTGAAAAATTTTCTAAGATTTTTTTAAATGTTATTGCTAAACAAAAACGCTCAACACAGGGAGAAAAAAATTTAAAAATTGTTGAAATTTCTCCAGATGTTGTTGTAGGGGAGATTCGTAAATTTTTAGAAAAAGAAGAAAAAATATGAATTAATTTAGAAGCTTTGATTGAAAATGAAAATTTTTCAATTGGGATGTTAGTTGTTGTTTTTGTTTCAATATTGGATCTTGCAAAAGAACAATATTTACAAATAAAACAAGATAATGATGACATTTTTGTTAGACGAAAATAA
- the scpB gene encoding SMC-Scp complex subunit ScpB, which translates to MNNNKLMAVVEGLLFLNGDAGVDIEDIKQMLNINEKDEVVKIINNLNHKYKNDDSCGLMIQTFAQTKFRMVIKNAFFDYYLKLENIKTEAKLSSAAIEVLSLIAYRGPISKPEVEQIRGVNCDIHFSKLRQRGLIAENGKAENLVGKPMLYITTDDFLKYFNLNSLDELPPLTAVEENEDIF; encoded by the coding sequence ATGAATAATAATAAGTTAATGGCAGTTGTTGAAGGTCTATTATTTTTAAATGGAGATGCAGGGGTAGATATTGAAGATATTAAACAAATGTTGAATATTAACGAAAAAGACGAAGTTGTAAAGATTATTAATAATTTGAACCATAAATACAAAAATGATGACAGTTGTGGATTAATGATCCAAACATTTGCCCAAACCAAATTTCGTATGGTTATAAAAAATGCATTTTTCGACTATTATTTAAAACTAGAAAATATAAAAACAGAAGCTAAATTATCAAGTGCTGCGATTGAAGTCCTTAGTTTAATTGCTTATCGTGGACCAATTTCAAAACCAGAAGTTGAACAAATCAGGGGAGTTAATTGTGATATCCATTTCTCAAAATTAAGACAACGAGGCTTAATTGCTGAAAATGGAAAAGCAGAAAATCTTGTTGGCAAACCAATGTTATATATAACAACAGATGACTTTTTAAAATATTTTAACCTCAATTCCCTAGACGAACTCCCACCATTAACTGCTGTAGAAGAAAATGAAGATATATTTTAA
- a CDS encoding pseudouridine synthase, which translates to MEQRLHKIIANRGYCSRRRAEELIVKGAVKVNGVIIRELGKCFDENCKIEIFNKIVDKKSENIYILFYKPRSVITTMFDPKSRKTVNDFFKSFHERIYPVGRLDYDVEGLLLMTNDGEFAQFISHPSYQIKKTYQALCEGRVRKDQVKNLSRGVKIHDNYLAKALDVKIKNYDDSKNESIISLTICEGKKHHVKEMLKNVDIVLKKLKRSAIEFLTDDGLKPGQYRSLKVHEVKQLYGIYKSIKK; encoded by the coding sequence ATGGAACAAAGATTACATAAGATTATTGCAAATAGAGGATATTGTTCTAGAAGAAGAGCTGAAGAATTAATTGTTAAAGGGGCTGTTAAGGTTAATGGAGTAATTATTAGAGAACTAGGAAAATGTTTTGATGAAAATTGTAAAATTGAAATTTTTAACAAAATTGTTGATAAAAAATCCGAAAATATATACATTTTATTTTACAAACCTCGTTCAGTTATAACAACAATGTTTGACCCAAAATCAAGAAAAACAGTAAATGATTTTTTTAAATCATTTCATGAAAGAATTTACCCTGTGGGAAGATTGGATTATGATGTTGAAGGTCTATTGTTAATGACAAATGATGGAGAATTTGCCCAATTTATATCCCATCCCAGTTACCAAATTAAAAAAACTTATCAAGCACTTTGTGAAGGAAGAGTAAGAAAGGACCAAGTAAAGAACCTAAGTCGTGGAGTTAAAATCCATGATAATTATCTTGCAAAAGCCCTTGATGTTAAGATCAAAAACTATGATGATAGTAAAAATGAATCAATTATCAGTCTAACAATTTGTGAGGGTAAAAAACATCACGTTAAAGAAATGCTAAAGAATGTAGATATTGTTTTAAAAAAACTAAAAAGAAGTGCAATAGAGTTTTTAACAGATGATGGCCTAAAACCAGGCCAGTATCGTTCATTAAAAGTTCACGAAGTTAAGCAACTTTATGGTATTTATAAATCAATAAAAAAATAA
- a CDS encoding deoxynucleoside kinase has product MRIALFGTVGAGKSTVSEEISKRLGHEIFPEPIDDNPYFDDYYRDMKNFSFKMQIYMLLARSKQLTMAKDMENIIFDRTILEDTIFIDALHQLGNLNDIDHKVLIDFFDNVILPSLGTRARFDVVIYLKLSTKKAVERVISRGRAQELPTDYKFWDNLNMLYDKAYNQRKNKFNFLVIDAETDDLDKKVDEIIEALKKQGLK; this is encoded by the coding sequence ATGAGAATAGCATTATTTGGTACAGTTGGTGCTGGAAAATCAACTGTGAGTGAGGAAATATCTAAACGGTTAGGACATGAAATTTTTCCAGAACCAATAGATGATAACCCGTATTTTGATGATTATTATAGGGACATGAAAAATTTTTCCTTTAAAATGCAAATTTACATGTTACTTGCAAGAAGTAAACAATTAACAATGGCAAAGGATATGGAAAATATTATCTTTGATCGAACTATTTTAGAAGATACAATATTTATAGACGCACTCCATCAATTGGGAAATCTAAACGACATAGACCACAAAGTCTTAATTGATTTCTTTGACAATGTTATTCTTCCTTCCTTAGGTACAAGAGCTCGTTTTGATGTTGTAATATACTTAAAACTTTCAACAAAAAAAGCTGTTGAAAGAGTAATATCTAGAGGTAGGGCCCAGGAGCTTCCAACAGATTATAAGTTTTGAGATAACCTAAATATGCTTTATGATAAAGCATACAATCAACGTAAAAATAAATTTAATTTTTTAGTTATTGATGCAGAAACAGATGACCTAGATAAAAAAGTAGATGAAATCATTGAGGCTTTAAAAAAACAAGGTTTAAAATAG
- a CDS encoding YebC/PmpR family DNA-binding transcriptional regulator, translating to MGRAHEVRKASMEKTAALKSALYGRAAREIYMAAKGGSSDPNSNLVLRSAMDKAKSNHIPADVIARAIKKAEGGEVENYIFNRYEGYGPGNSMIVVDSLTSNVNRAIAEIRDVFNKNGGKIAQAGAVSHSFIPCSIFAFEGHTVDEIVDLLLEVDVEIIDITLEYDQTVVYGGFSSFNAIKKVLDNFGILEYFQAETTLKPNEEIILDDNDVKAQFEKLIDKLNELEDVQEVYHNVEL from the coding sequence ATGGGAAGAGCTCACGAAGTCAGAAAAGCAAGTATGGAAAAAACAGCTGCATTAAAGTCTGCTCTTTATGGAAGAGCTGCTAGAGAAATATATATGGCAGCTAAAGGTGGAAGTAGCGATCCTAATTCAAATCTTGTGCTTAGAAGTGCAATGGATAAAGCAAAATCAAATCATATTCCAGCTGATGTTATTGCTAGAGCAATTAAAAAGGCAGAAGGTGGAGAAGTTGAAAACTATATCTTTAATAGATATGAAGGATATGGTCCGGGAAACTCAATGATTGTTGTTGATTCTTTAACAAGCAATGTTAATCGAGCAATAGCAGAAATCCGTGATGTATTTAATAAAAATGGTGGAAAAATAGCTCAAGCAGGAGCTGTAAGCCATTCATTTATTCCTTGTTCTATCTTTGCCTTTGAAGGCCATACAGTAGATGAAATTGTTGACTTATTGTTAGAGGTAGATGTTGAAATAATAGATATTACATTAGAATATGACCAAACAGTAGTTTATGGTGGTTTTTCTTCTTTTAACGCAATTAAAAAGGTTCTTGATAACTTCGGGATTTTAGAATATTTCCAAGCAGAAACAACATTAAAACCAAATGAAGAAATAATATTAGATGATAATGATGTAAAAGCACAATTTGAAAAATTAATTGATAAATTAAATGAATTAGAAGATGTTCAAGAAGTTTATCATAATGTCGAACTTTAA